The Lagopus muta isolate bLagMut1 chromosome 4, bLagMut1 primary, whole genome shotgun sequence genome has a window encoding:
- the UCHL1 gene encoding ubiquitin carboxyl-terminal hydrolase isozyme L1, with protein MAWQPMEINPEMLNKVLSRLGVSPGWRFVDVLGFEEEALGAVPSPACALLLLFPLTEQHENFRKQQTEKIKDQEISSKVYFLKQTVSNSCGTIGLIHAVANNKDKVKLDEGSALKKFLDETADLSPEERAKRFANNKAIQEVHNSVAQEGQCRVEDNSVNFHFILFANVDGHLYELDGRLPFPVNHGTSSDDLLLKDSAKICRQFTEREKGEVRFSAVAFCKSA; from the exons ATGGCGTGGCAGCCCATGGAGATCAACCCCGAG ATGCTGAACAAA GTGCTGTCCCGCCTCGGGGTGAGCCCTGGCTGGCGCTTCGTGGACGTGCTGGGTTTCGAAGAGGAGGCGCTGGGCGCCGTGCCCAGCCCGGCCTGCgccctgctgcttctctttcctctcaCCGAGCAG CATGAGAACTTTAGGAAACAACAGACTGAGAAAATAAAGGACCAAGAAATCAGTTCCAAGGTGTATTTCCTGAAGCAGACTGTCAGTAACTCCTGTGGGACAATTGGTCTGATACATGCAGTTGCTAATAACAAAGACAAAGTTAAACTTG ATGAGGGATCTGCCCTGAAGAAATTTCTTGATGAAACAGCTGATCTGTCTCCTGAAGAGAGAGCTAAGCGTTTTGCAAATAATAAG GCTATACAAGAAGTCCATAACTCTGTTGCACAAGAAGGACAGTGTCGG GTTGAGGACAACAGTGTGAACTTCCACTTCATCCTCTTTGCTAATGTGGATGGACATCTGTATGAACTAG ATGGGCGTTTGCCGTTTCCTGTAAACCATGGCACAAGCTCAGATGACTTACTATTGAAG gaTTCTGCTAAGATCTGCAGACAATTTACAGAACGTGAAAAAGGAGAAGTTCGTTTTTCTGCTGTGGCTTTCTGCAAGTCTGCCTGA